The Sulfolobus acidocaldarius DSM 639 genome has a window encoding:
- a CDS encoding fibrillarin-like rRNA/tRNA 2'-O-methyltransferase — MSEIEKVTKTQFDNVYECIFNDGTTRLCTKNLSPGHNVYGERLIKYGGVEYREWNAFRSKLAGAIVKGLKYNPIVKGSKILYLGAASGTTPSHISDIVELQGKVYSVEFSPRVIRELLLVAQYRPNMFPILADARFPQYYKSLVENVDIVYVDIAQPNETEIAMYNARFFLKKNGYMMIAIKSRSIDVTKDPREIYNAEAKKLEDAGFDIREVLELDPYDKDHAMIVVKYK; from the coding sequence ATGTCTGAAATCGAAAAAGTTACAAAGACGCAATTCGATAATGTATATGAATGCATATTTAATGATGGGACTACTAGATTATGTACTAAAAACTTATCACCTGGTCACAATGTTTATGGTGAAAGATTAATAAAGTATGGTGGAGTTGAGTATAGAGAATGGAATGCATTTAGAAGCAAGCTTGCGGGAGCTATAGTTAAAGGTCTAAAATATAATCCTATAGTGAAGGGTTCAAAAATTCTGTATTTAGGTGCTGCATCTGGAACAACTCCGAGCCATATATCAGATATTGTTGAATTACAGGGTAAAGTATATAGTGTAGAATTCTCCCCGAGAGTAATTAGAGAATTACTTCTTGTTGCTCAGTATAGACCTAATATGTTTCCTATTCTTGCAGATGCAAGATTTCCGCAATATTATAAGTCATTAGTTGAGAATGTAGACATAGTTTATGTCGATATAGCTCAGCCCAACGAGACTGAAATAGCAATGTATAATGCTAGATTCTTTCTAAAGAAGAATGGGTATATGATGATTGCAATAAAATCAAGAAGCATAGATGTTACCAAAGATCCTAGGGAGATTTATAATGCAGAAGCTAAGAAGTTGGAAGATGCTGGTTTTGACATTAGAGAGGTTCTTGAATTAGATCCCTACGATAAAGACCACGCCATGATAGTAGTAAAGTATAAGTGA
- a CDS encoding hypothetical protein (functions along with aFIB and aL7a; guides 2'-O-methylation of ribose to specific sites in RNAs) — translation MKIYLVEHAIGSFGYDESGKLIDFVPNSKDIGKVTEALIENEKGTPLPSAIELINKLKPDQVVVENDAEVPALQKLGIKASSEIRNMGTEIFRENLVNVAIQTKIVNSEDELYNFLYELSMEYTRRKLRGAASKRDLLAIQAIRAIDDIDKTINLFSERLREWYSIHFPELDKLIEDHWLYASIISKFGHRDNLSDTGLEEIGLNKEKIEKIMNAAKNSIGADITDVDIKSVKTLSDIILKLYEERLELTDYTESVMREVAPNVTSLVGPTLGARLLSLAGSLEDLAKMPASTIQVLGAEKALFRALRKGGRPPKHGVIFQYPAIHNSPRWQRGKIARALAAKLAIAARVDYFSGKFIGNKLNEELKKRIDEIREKYAQPPPRKQEQKVEQKGKKERKNKKDKRRGKKEGRR, via the coding sequence ATGAAGATATATTTAGTGGAACATGCAATAGGATCGTTTGGATATGACGAGAGCGGAAAATTAATAGATTTTGTACCAAATAGTAAAGATATTGGAAAAGTTACTGAAGCTTTAATTGAAAACGAGAAAGGAACACCATTACCGAGCGCAATTGAACTTATAAATAAGCTTAAGCCAGATCAAGTGGTCGTGGAAAATGACGCAGAGGTACCTGCTCTCCAGAAGCTTGGTATTAAGGCTTCTTCAGAGATACGTAATATGGGAACTGAGATATTTAGAGAAAATCTAGTAAATGTAGCTATTCAAACGAAAATAGTGAATTCAGAGGATGAGTTGTACAATTTCCTTTATGAGTTATCAATGGAATATACTAGAAGAAAGTTAAGAGGTGCGGCAAGTAAAAGAGATCTATTAGCAATTCAGGCAATTAGAGCAATAGACGATATAGATAAAACTATTAATTTATTTTCAGAGAGACTAAGAGAATGGTATAGTATTCATTTTCCTGAACTTGATAAGTTAATTGAGGATCATTGGCTCTATGCGAGTATAATTTCCAAATTCGGACATAGGGATAATTTATCAGATACTGGTTTAGAAGAAATAGGTTTAAACAAAGAAAAAATAGAGAAAATAATGAATGCTGCAAAAAACAGCATTGGAGCAGATATAACTGATGTAGACATAAAATCAGTTAAGACGCTAAGTGATATCATATTAAAATTATATGAAGAAAGATTAGAGCTTACTGATTATACGGAGTCAGTAATGCGTGAAGTAGCTCCAAATGTTACTTCGCTGGTTGGACCTACATTAGGTGCCAGGCTTCTAAGTTTAGCCGGAAGTTTAGAAGATTTAGCAAAGATGCCTGCAAGTACTATACAAGTTCTTGGCGCTGAGAAAGCTTTATTTAGGGCTTTAAGAAAGGGCGGAAGACCACCAAAGCACGGTGTGATATTCCAATACCCTGCAATACATAACTCACCCAGATGGCAAAGAGGAAAAATAGCAAGAGCGTTGGCAGCTAAATTAGCTATTGCTGCTAGGGTGGACTACTTCAGCGGAAAATTCATAGGTAATAAGTTAAATGAAGAATTGAAGAAGAGAATAGACGAGATAAGAGAAAAGTATGCTCAACCACCCCCAAGAAAACAAGAGCAAAAAGTGGAACAGAAAGGTAAAAAAGAGAGAAAGAATAAGAAGGATAAGAGAAGAGGTAAAAAAGAGGGAAGGAGATAA
- a CDS encoding 30S ribosomal protein S30e: MPSHGSLTKAGKVRNATPKMQKKEKHKEVPRVRNRLEYEKRVLKSGQQSRAVAR, encoded by the coding sequence ATGCCTTCGCACGGTTCATTAACAAAGGCAGGCAAAGTAAGAAACGCAACACCTAAAATGCAAAAGAAAGAGAAACATAAAGAAGTTCCTAGGGTTAGAAATAGATTAGAGTATGAGAAAAGAGTCTTAAAGTCAGGTCAACAAAGTAGAGCAGTGGCAAGGTAA
- the gatD gene encoding Glu-tRNA(Gln) amidotransferase subunit GatD gives MPETYWGKAREFLSKHNLDVGDIIELEKNGIQVKGIIMPTYSNNDDIIVLKLDNGYNIGISVSNIQNVKLIEKKRKEEKRREGAVSTTNSEVMIISTGGTIVSKIEYETGAVRPALTPDEIIEFMPEIKEIARIDAEILFSILSENMKPEYWIKIAEEAKKALDKGNKGVVIAHGTDTMAYTSAALSFSFRKMTGPIVLVGSQRSSDRPSSDSSMNLLTSILVAKNAPFGEVVVNMHGESSDTYTLVHRGVKVRKMHTSRRDAFQSINDLPLAKVHYIDKKIEILSDNYRSKESENTLDAKFDNRVFLLKYYPGLSPDMVEHLISSGIRGIIIEGTGLGHTSSDFYEVFKKASKDGVFIGMTSQCLFGRVNMNVYTTGRLLQEAGVVPLEDMLPETALVKLMWTLAHENDLDRIKEIMLTNLAGEINYIHHYEMFPRWYHDRIRLQ, from the coding sequence ATGCCTGAAACTTATTGGGGTAAAGCAAGGGAATTTTTATCCAAACATAACCTCGATGTAGGAGATATTATTGAATTAGAAAAGAATGGAATCCAAGTTAAAGGCATAATAATGCCTACGTACTCTAACAATGACGATATTATCGTTTTGAAGTTAGACAATGGATACAACATAGGAATTTCAGTAAGTAATATACAAAACGTAAAATTGATAGAAAAGAAGAGAAAAGAAGAGAAAAGAAGAGAGGGAGCTGTAAGTACAACTAATAGTGAAGTAATGATAATAAGCACAGGAGGTACTATAGTTAGTAAGATAGAATACGAAACAGGTGCTGTAAGACCTGCACTTACCCCAGATGAGATAATAGAATTTATGCCAGAGATCAAAGAAATAGCGAGAATTGACGCAGAAATCTTGTTCTCGATTCTAAGTGAAAATATGAAACCAGAATACTGGATAAAAATTGCTGAAGAAGCTAAGAAAGCCTTGGATAAAGGGAATAAAGGAGTAGTAATAGCCCACGGTACTGACACAATGGCATATACTTCAGCAGCATTATCATTTAGTTTTAGAAAAATGACCGGACCTATAGTATTAGTAGGATCGCAGAGAAGTAGTGATAGACCTAGTAGTGATTCCTCAATGAACTTACTAACTTCAATCCTTGTTGCAAAGAATGCTCCGTTTGGAGAGGTAGTAGTAAATATGCATGGTGAAAGCTCTGACACTTACACACTTGTTCATAGAGGGGTAAAAGTTAGAAAAATGCATACCAGTCGAAGAGACGCTTTTCAGTCGATAAATGATCTTCCTCTTGCAAAAGTTCATTATATCGACAAGAAAATCGAAATTTTGTCAGATAATTATAGGTCAAAAGAATCAGAAAACACTCTAGATGCTAAATTTGATAATAGAGTCTTTCTATTGAAATATTATCCTGGTCTTTCCCCTGATATGGTTGAACATCTTATTTCAAGTGGAATAAGGGGGATCATTATTGAGGGAACTGGGTTAGGGCATACGTCTTCAGACTTTTATGAAGTGTTTAAAAAGGCCTCAAAGGACGGCGTATTTATAGGTATGACATCACAATGTCTCTTTGGACGAGTTAATATGAATGTTTATACAACAGGAAGATTATTACAGGAAGCAGGTGTTGTACCTCTAGAAGACATGCTACCAGAAACTGCATTAGTAAAGCTAATGTGGACATTAGCACATGAAAATGACCTAGATAGAATTAAAGAGATAATGTTGACTAATTTGGCAGGAGAGATAAATTATATTCATCACTATGAAATGTTCCCAAGGTGGTACCATGACAGAATTAGATTACAGTAA
- the gatE gene encoding Glu-tRNA(Gln) amidotransferase subunit GatE, producing the protein MTELDYSKLGLKVGLEIHQQLNTNKKLFCDCSTTLDEKHHGTLQRYLRPSFSEIGEIDTAALFEWQKGKKYLYQIPFNSCLVEADEEPPHGLNREALAVVLAVAMSLESNIVDEIYVMRKIVIDGSDTTGFQRTSIVAMGGQVIVEGKKIGIQTIALEEDAARKISESANETMYSLDRLGIPLIEISTAPDITTPEEAEKVAFRIGQLLRLTGKVKRGIGTIRQDLNVSIQGGVKTEIKGVQRLELIPEIIKNEARRQYELLKIKDELVNKRGLSKTIVENEIKELELTHLFRNTNSKIIKKELEKGGLIYGIKFKGFKGIFGRELMPNRRFGTEIADYVRALAELGGIFHSDELPNYGITSEEVESVKKELGIGENDGFVLVIGDKEKLKVAITKIKERVLYAFVGVPKETRVALDDGTTKFMRPQPGSARMYPETDIIPIKIDESILNFAKSFVPENPETKLRKLIEMGLSKELATEILNSPRLDLFEELSKKYSPKVSPIVIATTLENYIKYAKSKGGDISVITDEVIEEIINALYNDKISKDSIQEILVDYSTSKKPIRNIVDNYAKITDEELNRIIDKILDENKDIINQKGEKAFNVIIGKVMNVVKGRAEGKKVVDTLKLKMKNYPRT; encoded by the coding sequence ATGACAGAATTAGATTACAGTAAGCTAGGGCTTAAAGTAGGTCTAGAAATACATCAGCAATTAAATACTAATAAAAAACTCTTTTGTGATTGTAGCACTACATTAGATGAAAAGCACCATGGAACTTTACAAAGATATCTAAGACCTTCATTTAGTGAGATAGGAGAAATAGATACTGCAGCCTTATTTGAGTGGCAAAAAGGTAAAAAATACTTATACCAGATACCATTCAACTCTTGTCTAGTGGAAGCTGACGAAGAGCCCCCTCATGGTTTGAATAGAGAAGCGTTAGCTGTAGTGTTAGCAGTTGCAATGTCTCTTGAAAGTAACATAGTAGATGAAATATACGTAATGAGAAAAATTGTTATAGACGGATCAGACACTACTGGATTTCAAAGAACTTCAATAGTAGCCATGGGTGGTCAAGTAATAGTAGAAGGGAAGAAGATAGGAATTCAAACTATTGCACTGGAAGAAGATGCTGCAAGAAAAATATCCGAGAGTGCTAACGAGACCATGTATAGCCTCGATAGGCTTGGTATTCCGCTTATAGAAATTTCCACAGCTCCTGATATAACGACTCCCGAAGAGGCGGAAAAGGTAGCTTTTAGAATTGGACAGTTATTGAGACTAACAGGTAAGGTTAAAAGAGGAATAGGGACAATAAGGCAAGACTTAAATGTTTCAATACAAGGAGGCGTGAAAACTGAAATAAAAGGAGTACAAAGACTTGAATTGATACCTGAAATAATTAAAAATGAAGCAAGAAGACAATATGAGTTACTTAAGATTAAAGATGAATTAGTAAATAAAAGAGGTTTATCTAAGACAATAGTTGAAAACGAGATAAAAGAATTGGAGCTTACACATTTGTTTAGAAACACTAATAGCAAAATAATTAAGAAAGAACTGGAAAAAGGCGGATTAATTTACGGAATTAAATTCAAGGGATTCAAGGGAATATTTGGAAGGGAGTTGATGCCAAACAGAAGGTTCGGAACTGAAATAGCAGATTACGTGAGAGCATTAGCAGAACTTGGCGGAATATTTCACTCTGATGAATTACCAAATTATGGAATAACAAGCGAAGAAGTAGAGAGCGTTAAAAAAGAACTAGGCATAGGAGAGAATGACGGATTTGTATTAGTAATAGGAGATAAAGAAAAACTAAAGGTAGCTATAACAAAAATTAAGGAAAGAGTTTTATATGCTTTCGTTGGTGTACCAAAAGAGACTAGGGTTGCCCTAGATGACGGAACAACTAAATTTATGAGACCTCAGCCAGGCTCGGCAAGAATGTATCCAGAAACTGACATCATTCCAATTAAAATAGATGAAAGTATCTTGAATTTTGCAAAGAGTTTTGTGCCAGAAAACCCTGAGACTAAATTAAGAAAGCTAATAGAAATGGGACTAAGTAAAGAACTTGCAACAGAAATACTAAATAGTCCTAGACTTGATCTTTTTGAGGAGCTTAGCAAAAAATATTCTCCCAAAGTGAGTCCTATCGTAATTGCCACGACATTAGAAAATTATATAAAATATGCCAAAAGTAAAGGTGGAGATATAAGTGTAATAACAGATGAAGTGATAGAGGAAATAATTAATGCATTATATAATGATAAAATAAGCAAAGATTCTATCCAAGAAATTTTAGTAGATTACTCTACTTCTAAGAAGCCAATAAGAAACATTGTAGATAATTATGCCAAAATAACAGATGAAGAATTGAACAGAATCATTGATAAAATATTAGATGAAAATAAAGACATTATAAACCAAAAAGGTGAAAAGGCATTTAATGTAATAATAGGTAAAGTAATGAATGTAGTTAAAGGTAGAGCCGAAGGTAAAAAAGTCGTTGATACATTAAAACTAAAGATGAAGAATTACCCCCGAACCTGA
- a CDS encoding transcriptional regulator — MDITLPCEYSVKELLPAIRAIIAEKLVVERKISIYKTSELLGVTPAAIENYIKKKRGTSIQQLLKNDREFMDLINIFVNRLVKDGKSEGVASYYCILCTEGKKVLMKNGYSLTHCMVEDFLDGYNFPSQKRI; from the coding sequence ATGGATATTACATTACCTTGCGAGTATTCGGTAAAGGAGTTATTGCCTGCAATAAGGGCTATTATTGCTGAGAAGCTTGTAGTTGAGAGGAAGATATCTATATATAAAACATCAGAATTGTTAGGAGTTACGCCTGCTGCTATAGAAAATTATATCAAGAAAAAAAGAGGTACTAGTATTCAACAACTGTTAAAAAATGACAGGGAATTTATGGATTTGATAAATATTTTTGTAAATAGGTTGGTTAAGGATGGAAAGAGTGAGGGTGTTGCCTCGTATTACTGTATTCTTTGTACTGAAGGCAAAAAGGTGCTTATGAAAAATGGATATAGTTTAACCCATTGTATGGTTGAGGACTTCTTAGATGGTTATAATTTTCCGTCTCAAAAGAGGATCTAA
- a CDS encoding adenosylcobalamin-dependent ribonucleoside-diphosphate reductase gives MQRLTIVTSVAKIKVLKRNGGYEQFKAEKVFSKLGSLPEVVMDGILQDVLQNSKENAIDTRALADIVERNLIEHSLEYPNLMDLAKRYVLARIYNHVYGKGKWKEFDSRDLLISYNALKVLEARYLLKDPNTLRYIETPQMMFRRVARHIANVEKLYGKDEKQVKEIEDKLYEMMSNLKFIPNTPALMNSGTRLGILSACFVIPVRDAMSTPNGDGIYDALRAMALVHQQGGGTGFDFSELRPKGDIVASTAGVASGPVSFMRIFDVSTDVVKQGGKRRGANMGVMHAWHADVQDFIRAKTGELRDTHLQNFNISVGVYDYFMNAVERGEAVPLINPRKTRIPGKDWDYYMTNARGYMHDESVQEYILKELEEKGGSVYLDESRIITVDEALVIAEKENAIVQWVNARQLFDEIVKGAWDSGDPGLLFIDEINRRHPVWYIGKINATNPCGEEPLLPWESCNLGSISLEKFVVEKDGKMSIDWDGLVEAIKYGVRFLDNVIDANRYPLKQIEEATKKTRKVGLGVMGLARMLIKLGIPYDSVDALYISYQLAKFIYYHALKTSIDLAKEKGSFPAYDPYYYHDIWESARDFGSLLEVSNIKDKPSDYVKKLTEVVDRLDFSLLKEERIKFGLRNSTVVSVAPTGTISIIAGTSSSIEPLFALAFVRNVAVGKFIEIDPLFLEYLRKYELDDPEVVQKIAETGTVAENPFIPRTMKKLFRTAHEVPPEYHVLHQAMWQQWNDSGTSKTINLKSEEPPETVEKVYMLAWKLGIKGVTVYRDRSKSQQVIYFGIKKEREEAEQQKQQKKIQMVPTSSLRMEKKFVEVNETYAGGCKTCEL, from the coding sequence ATGCAGAGACTAACTATAGTAACTTCAGTAGCTAAAATTAAAGTATTGAAGCGTAATGGTGGTTATGAGCAATTTAAAGCTGAAAAAGTGTTCTCTAAATTAGGTTCACTACCAGAAGTTGTTATGGATGGAATTCTCCAAGATGTTCTACAAAATTCTAAGGAAAACGCAATTGATACTAGAGCTTTAGCTGATATTGTAGAAAGAAATCTAATTGAGCATTCTCTTGAGTATCCGAATCTAATGGATTTAGCTAAGCGGTATGTCTTAGCTAGGATATATAATCATGTGTATGGTAAAGGTAAGTGGAAGGAGTTTGATTCACGCGATCTTCTAATCTCATATAATGCACTAAAGGTGCTTGAGGCTAGATATTTACTCAAGGATCCAAACACTTTACGTTATATTGAGACACCTCAAATGATGTTTAGGAGGGTTGCTAGGCATATAGCTAATGTAGAAAAGCTTTATGGTAAGGATGAAAAACAGGTTAAGGAGATTGAGGATAAATTATATGAGATGATGAGTAACCTGAAATTCATACCTAATACTCCAGCATTAATGAATAGTGGTACTAGACTAGGTATTCTATCAGCCTGTTTCGTAATACCTGTTAGGGACGCAATGTCTACTCCAAATGGTGATGGTATATATGATGCCTTAAGGGCTATGGCTTTGGTTCATCAACAGGGTGGTGGGACAGGCTTTGACTTCTCTGAGCTAAGACCAAAGGGAGATATTGTAGCTTCCACAGCAGGTGTTGCTTCTGGTCCTGTATCCTTTATGAGGATATTTGATGTTTCCACAGACGTGGTTAAGCAAGGAGGTAAGAGGAGGGGTGCAAATATGGGTGTTATGCATGCTTGGCACGCTGATGTGCAGGATTTCATTAGAGCTAAAACTGGAGAATTAAGAGACACACATTTGCAGAATTTCAACATATCGGTTGGTGTTTATGACTACTTCATGAATGCAGTTGAGAGAGGAGAGGCTGTACCATTAATTAATCCAAGGAAGACTAGAATACCCGGCAAAGATTGGGATTATTATATGACAAATGCAAGGGGTTATATGCACGATGAGAGTGTGCAGGAATACATACTTAAGGAGTTAGAGGAGAAGGGCGGTTCAGTTTATCTAGACGAGAGTAGGATAATTACAGTGGATGAAGCTCTAGTTATAGCAGAAAAGGAGAATGCTATTGTTCAGTGGGTAAATGCCAGGCAGTTGTTTGATGAAATAGTTAAGGGAGCATGGGATAGTGGAGATCCTGGTTTACTGTTTATAGATGAGATAAATAGGAGGCACCCAGTTTGGTATATAGGAAAGATAAATGCCACAAATCCTTGTGGCGAGGAACCACTACTACCCTGGGAGAGTTGTAATTTAGGGTCCATTAGTCTTGAGAAGTTTGTTGTTGAAAAAGATGGAAAAATGAGTATTGATTGGGATGGGCTGGTTGAGGCTATAAAGTATGGTGTTCGTTTCCTTGATAATGTTATTGATGCTAATCGTTATCCATTAAAACAAATAGAGGAAGCTACAAAGAAGACTAGGAAGGTTGGTTTAGGCGTCATGGGATTAGCTAGGATGTTGATTAAGCTTGGTATACCTTATGATAGTGTTGATGCCTTATACATCTCTTACCAGTTGGCTAAGTTTATTTATTATCACGCATTGAAAACTTCAATAGATTTAGCTAAGGAGAAGGGTTCATTCCCAGCTTATGACCCATATTACTATCATGATATTTGGGAGAGTGCTAGAGATTTCGGAAGTTTGTTAGAGGTTTCTAACATTAAAGATAAACCTAGTGATTATGTAAAGAAGTTAACGGAAGTCGTGGATAGGCTAGATTTTTCGTTATTGAAGGAGGAGAGGATTAAGTTTGGTCTAAGGAATTCCACTGTGGTTTCAGTTGCTCCTACTGGTACGATTTCAATTATAGCTGGTACATCATCGTCTATAGAGCCCCTTTTCGCATTAGCCTTTGTTAGAAATGTTGCAGTTGGCAAATTTATTGAGATAGATCCGCTTTTCCTTGAATATCTTAGAAAATATGAACTAGATGATCCTGAGGTTGTACAAAAGATTGCGGAAACTGGAACAGTAGCAGAAAACCCATTTATACCAAGGACAATGAAGAAACTATTTAGGACAGCTCATGAAGTTCCACCTGAATACCATGTATTACATCAGGCAATGTGGCAGCAATGGAACGACTCTGGTACCTCAAAGACCATAAACTTGAAGAGTGAAGAACCACCAGAAACTGTAGAGAAAGTTTACATGCTAGCCTGGAAACTTGGGATTAAAGGAGTAACAGTTTATAGAGACAGGAGCAAGTCACAACAAGTAATCTACTTTGGAATAAAGAAGGAAAGAGAAGAAGCAGAGCAACAAAAGCAACAGAAGAAAATTCAAATGGTTCCAACATCCTCATTAAGAATGGAGAAGAAATTTGTGGAAGTTAATGAGACTTATGCTGGCGGTTGTAAAACTTGCGAACTCTAA
- a CDS encoding phosphoglycerate kinase has translation MIKVSDLVIPTINDLELQNKKVLLRIDVNSPVDKNTGKLLDDSRIKAHSITIKELLKKGNSIVLISHQGRPGDDDFISLKEHSLLLSKYVGTEIEFVEDIIGPYAVEKIKKLDNKGVIMLENIRLMSEELIEAPPQQHAKSFLIKKLSPLFDAYVNDSFSAAHRSQPSLVGFPLVLPSAAGIVMEKEVSALSKIFNYEDSPKIFVLGGGKVNDTLKIIENLIKNRVADRILTGGLVAELFAVAKGINLGKKNMQVLENKGLLSLVPRARKMLLSGAPIEIPVDFVTEQENSQTLEEPTSNLKGTIKDIGNTTIEMYSSFIKESKVVVLRGPMGVIEDERFRRGSKALLTSAVEGPGYVIIGGGHMISMIDKNIQINENKVHVSTGGGALLLFLAGEKLPVLESLHLSWVVRSGKS, from the coding sequence ATGATTAAAGTTTCAGATCTTGTTATTCCTACTATAAATGACTTAGAATTACAGAACAAGAAGGTACTGCTAAGAATTGATGTTAATTCGCCTGTGGATAAAAATACAGGAAAACTCTTAGATGATTCTAGAATAAAAGCTCATTCAATAACTATAAAAGAACTACTAAAGAAAGGAAATTCGATTGTTTTAATTTCACATCAAGGAAGACCTGGAGATGATGATTTTATATCACTGAAAGAACACTCTCTGTTACTATCAAAATATGTAGGGACAGAAATAGAGTTTGTAGAGGATATAATAGGTCCATATGCAGTAGAAAAGATTAAAAAACTAGATAATAAAGGGGTTATAATGCTAGAAAATATACGATTAATGTCTGAAGAACTAATAGAAGCACCACCTCAACAACACGCAAAAAGTTTTCTAATAAAGAAACTATCTCCTCTCTTCGATGCTTATGTAAACGATTCTTTTTCTGCAGCTCATAGAAGTCAACCTAGTTTAGTGGGTTTTCCACTCGTTCTCCCTTCTGCAGCAGGTATAGTGATGGAAAAAGAAGTTTCTGCATTGTCAAAGATATTCAACTATGAGGACTCTCCTAAAATATTCGTGTTGGGAGGAGGAAAGGTAAACGATACATTAAAAATTATAGAAAATCTGATCAAAAACAGAGTAGCTGATAGAATATTAACAGGAGGTCTAGTAGCAGAGCTTTTCGCTGTAGCTAAAGGTATAAATCTTGGAAAGAAAAACATGCAAGTACTAGAGAATAAAGGATTATTAAGCCTAGTACCAAGAGCTAGAAAAATGTTACTTAGCGGAGCTCCCATAGAAATTCCAGTGGATTTCGTTACTGAACAGGAAAATAGCCAAACTTTGGAAGAGCCAACAAGTAATCTGAAGGGAACCATCAAAGATATAGGAAACACGACTATAGAGATGTATTCCTCATTCATCAAAGAATCTAAAGTAGTAGTTCTGAGAGGACCAATGGGCGTAATTGAAGATGAGAGATTTAGGCGTGGTTCTAAAGCCTTATTAACTTCCGCAGTAGAAGGACCAGGTTATGTAATCATAGGCGGAGGACATATGATTAGTATGATCGATAAGAACATCCAAATTAATGAAAATAAAGTGCACGTTTCTACAGGTGGAGGTGCATTACTTTTATTCTTAGCCGGAGAGAAATTACCAGTACTAGAGTCATTACACCTTTCGTGGGTGGTGAGAAGTGGTAAAAGTTAA
- a CDS encoding phosphorylating glyceraldehyde-3-phosphate dehydrogenase — MVKVKVAINGYGTIGKRVADAIRLQPDMELIGVAKTSPNYEAFTAMRKGYKLYTTKENIQKFQNSGINVAGSIEDMIKDSDIIIDATPGGVGANYKKIYQEYGKKAIFQGGEKSDVADVSFSALCNYNDAINKNYIRVVSCNTTGILRVLCTINNFDKIEKVRGTIVRRAADPKEVKKGPINSIVADPARIPSHHAKDVLTVLKGIDIITSALVAPTTLMHLHTLFITTRNKVSKEDLLNILSNTPRILLLNTEKADAESTAEIMEIARDLGRYRNDVPETVIFEDSIYTNGNEIFLMYGVHQESIVVPENIDAIRASLNIMSRDESIRLTNETLKIGKGYLI; from the coding sequence GTGGTAAAAGTTAAAGTTGCAATAAATGGTTATGGAACAATAGGAAAGCGAGTTGCAGATGCCATAAGATTACAGCCAGATATGGAATTGATTGGCGTTGCAAAAACATCTCCAAACTATGAAGCATTTACGGCAATGAGAAAGGGATATAAACTTTATACAACTAAAGAGAATATCCAGAAATTCCAGAATAGCGGAATTAATGTAGCAGGAAGCATTGAAGATATGATTAAGGATTCAGATATAATAATTGATGCAACGCCTGGAGGAGTAGGAGCTAATTATAAGAAAATATATCAAGAATATGGAAAGAAAGCAATATTCCAGGGAGGAGAAAAATCAGATGTAGCTGATGTCTCATTTTCCGCCTTATGCAACTATAATGATGCCATAAATAAAAATTACATTAGAGTTGTGTCTTGTAATACGACAGGAATTTTAAGAGTACTTTGTACTATAAATAATTTTGATAAAATAGAAAAAGTAAGAGGAACAATCGTTAGAAGAGCAGCAGATCCCAAAGAAGTAAAAAAGGGACCTATAAATTCTATTGTAGCTGATCCAGCAAGAATACCTAGTCATCATGCAAAAGACGTTCTAACAGTACTTAAGGGGATAGACATAATAACTAGTGCCCTGGTTGCTCCCACTACCTTAATGCATCTACATACTCTATTCATCACAACAAGGAATAAAGTTTCCAAAGAGGATTTACTGAATATCTTATCTAATACCCCAAGAATCTTGCTCCTTAACACCGAGAAAGCAGATGCAGAATCCACGGCTGAGATAATGGAAATAGCGAGAGATCTTGGTAGATATAGAAACGATGTGCCTGAGACTGTAATATTTGAAGATTCTATATACACGAACGGAAACGAAATCTTCCTAATGTATGGAGTGCATCAAGAGTCTATAGTAGTCCCTGAAAATATTGACGCAATAAGGGCATCATTAAATATTATGAGCCGTGATGAGTCAATAAGACTTACAAATGAAACCTTAAAAATAGGTAAAGGGTATCTAATATGA